A single region of the Triticum dicoccoides isolate Atlit2015 ecotype Zavitan chromosome 2B, WEW_v2.0, whole genome shotgun sequence genome encodes:
- the LOC119360816 gene encoding TIR-only protein-like, producing MASTGVSRRSSIMASRLRASAEAVRASEGRKQRHAVVARRVEYDEESLAGEPQYDVFINHRGVDTKRTVARLLYDRLAQSGIRGFLDNMSMRPGDRLKETISAGIRECSVAVAIFSPSYFDSEYCLWELATLVESRKTIIPIFYNIKPSDLVLPEALAASDDYLPQDVERYKYALREAKNTVGLTYDSATGDIAELVSAATDAVLYHIEKMERVQRRETIVSRL from the exons ATGGCCTCAACCGGAGTTTCGCGTAGGTCGTCCATCATGGCGTCCCGGCTGAGGGCGTCAGCGGAGGCCGTgcgggcgagcgaggggaggaagcagcgaCATGCCGTGGTGGCGCGGCGGGTGGAGTACGACGAGGAGTCTCTGGCCGGTGAACCCCAATACGACGTGTTCATCAACCACCGCGGCGTGGACACGAAGCGGACTGTGGCGCGCCTGCTCTACGACCGCCTCGCGCAGAGCGGCATCCGCGGCTTCCTGGACAACATGTCGATGCGGCCGGGTGACCGGCTCAAGGAGACGATCAGCGCCGGAATCCGCGAATGCAGCGTCGCCGTGGCCATCTTCTCCCCGAGCTACTTCGACTCGGAGTACTGCCTCTGGGAGCTCGCCACGCTCGTAGAGTCACGCAAGACCATCATCCCAATCTTCTACAACATCAAGCCCTCCGACCTCGTGCTCCCCGAGGCCCTCGCCGCCTCCGACGACTACCTCCCGCAAGACGTCGAGCGCTACAAGTACGCGCTCCGCGAGGCCAAGAACACCGTCGGCCTCACCTACGACTCGGCCACAGG GGACATAGCCGAGCTGGTGTCAGCGGCAACCGACGCGGTGCTGTACCACATAGAAAAAATGGAGAGAGTGCAGAGGAGGGAAACGATCGTTTCAAGGCTCTAA